One genomic window of Polyangium aurulentum includes the following:
- a CDS encoding methyltransferase domain-containing protein, producing the protein MSTRSAGVYAAQHRGGADDYATYFAGMDASMQQKVALTTAHFPPRGRVADMGSGSGRGTYDLACLYGGLELVGVDINPVSVAMAAERFVRPNLRYLVGDIADPVFEPASLDGVLDSSVLHHVTSFNDFSTERLEECLDNQVRALRPGGVIIVRDFVVPDGPAEVLLDLPEGDGTAALFERFARDFRSSQNRTGPVPFERLSSERAGHVRHRVALRAATEFLLRKDYREDWDVELAEEYTYFTQAEFEAAFRRRGLRIVTSMPILNPWIVAHRFEGKFHWTDLGGAPLPFPPTNYLIVGEKVPRGEGVLLREARSAPLVAPNFLALSAHRDEGTGRVLEVVERPGRTLDVVPWFRKDGQIFVVAKKGFPRPIVNACADHPRLGGASYSGYITEPIAAIVHPGEAAAVAIPRVLQERAGVSPERVRAVSEPLRYFTSPGGVNERVAGYLVEIEPGDFGLPAYGVFAKAGSVRELDARQVLRACHVGGLFDARLEINVHRLLAGLGISPGPWIGANIAPSPQPRAPGRAADALKPPRRAPFVPHEGISGYLDLRTGHFEEVCAEGRVVGEAPREYLVPRAASRSTVAALPFLLAEGEIWIGIEHRDLPAVQHFTGSAAIAVTPAYRLPRDLSRLDAVPQWLAGRLAEQFGLSVRRMWDLGGAYLPTPGVTPEIVLPFAVEVDAEGADARGLRWCSLREWLGALESVQDAHLLVLGWRLSHALGVLGRGGEGAPPAT; encoded by the coding sequence ATGAGCACCCGATCCGCCGGGGTCTACGCCGCCCAGCATCGCGGCGGCGCTGACGATTACGCCACTTACTTCGCCGGCATGGACGCCTCCATGCAGCAGAAGGTCGCGCTCACCACCGCGCATTTCCCGCCGCGGGGGCGCGTCGCCGACATGGGCTCGGGCTCGGGGCGGGGGACGTACGATCTGGCTTGTCTTTACGGCGGGCTCGAGCTCGTGGGCGTCGACATCAATCCCGTCTCGGTCGCCATGGCGGCCGAGCGCTTCGTGCGCCCCAATCTGCGGTATCTGGTCGGCGACATCGCCGATCCGGTGTTCGAGCCCGCGTCGCTCGATGGCGTGCTCGACTCTTCGGTGCTCCACCACGTCACGAGCTTCAATGATTTCTCGACCGAGCGGCTCGAGGAGTGTCTCGACAACCAGGTGCGCGCGCTCCGGCCTGGCGGCGTCATCATCGTGCGCGATTTCGTGGTCCCCGACGGGCCTGCGGAGGTGCTGCTCGACCTGCCCGAGGGGGACGGCACGGCGGCCCTCTTCGAGCGCTTCGCCCGCGACTTCCGCAGCAGCCAGAACCGCACCGGCCCCGTGCCTTTCGAGCGCCTTTCGTCGGAGCGCGCGGGGCACGTGCGCCATCGGGTCGCGCTGCGCGCGGCGACGGAGTTCTTGCTGCGCAAGGACTACCGCGAAGACTGGGACGTCGAGCTGGCCGAGGAATACACCTACTTCACGCAGGCCGAGTTCGAGGCCGCCTTCCGGCGTCGCGGGCTGCGCATCGTGACCTCGATGCCGATCCTCAATCCCTGGATCGTCGCCCATCGGTTCGAGGGCAAGTTTCATTGGACGGACCTCGGGGGCGCGCCGCTGCCGTTTCCGCCGACGAACTACCTCATCGTGGGCGAGAAGGTGCCGCGGGGGGAGGGGGTTTTGCTGCGGGAGGCGCGCAGCGCGCCGCTCGTCGCGCCGAACTTCCTCGCGCTCTCGGCCCACCGCGACGAGGGTACAGGGCGCGTCCTCGAGGTCGTCGAGCGGCCAGGCCGGACGCTCGACGTGGTGCCGTGGTTCCGGAAGGACGGGCAGATCTTCGTGGTCGCGAAGAAGGGTTTTCCGCGGCCCATCGTGAATGCGTGCGCCGATCACCCCCGGCTCGGCGGGGCGTCGTATTCGGGGTACATCACCGAGCCCATCGCCGCGATCGTCCACCCGGGCGAGGCGGCCGCGGTGGCCATCCCGCGCGTGTTGCAGGAGCGCGCGGGGGTCTCGCCCGAGCGCGTGCGCGCCGTGAGCGAGCCCCTGCGCTATTTCACCTCCCCGGGCGGCGTGAACGAGCGGGTCGCGGGGTATCTCGTGGAGATCGAGCCCGGTGATTTCGGCCTTCCCGCGTACGGTGTCTTCGCGAAGGCGGGGTCGGTGCGCGAGCTCGACGCGCGCCAGGTCTTGCGGGCCTGCCACGTGGGCGGCCTGTTCGACGCGCGGCTCGAGATCAACGTGCACCGGCTGCTCGCGGGGCTCGGCATCTCGCCCGGGCCGTGGATCGGCGCGAACATCGCCCCTTCCCCGCAGCCGCGGGCGCCCGGGCGGGCTGCGGACGCATTGAAGCCGCCGAGGAGGGCGCCTTTCGTGCCGCACGAGGGCATCTCGGGGTATCTCGACCTGCGCACGGGTCATTTCGAGGAGGTCTGCGCCGAGGGGCGCGTCGTGGGCGAGGCCCCGCGCGAATACCTGGTGCCGCGCGCGGCGAGCCGCAGCACGGTCGCGGCATTGCCCTTCCTCCTCGCGGAGGGCGAGATCTGGATCGGCATCGAGCACCGCGACCTGCCCGCCGTGCAGCATTTCACGGGCAGCGCGGCCATCGCGGTAACGCCCGCCTACCGGCTGCCGCGGGACCTCTCTCGCCTCGACGCGGTGCCGCAATGGCTCGCGGGTCGCCTCGCCGAGCAATTCGGCCTGTCCGTGCGGCGCATGTGGGATCTCGGCGGCGCTTACCTGCCCACGCCGGGCGTGACCCCGGAGATCGTCCTGCCGTTCGCCGTCGAGGTCGACGCGGAGGGGGCGGATGCGCGGGGGCTGCGGTGGTGCTCGCTGCGTGAATGGCTCGGGGCATTGGAGAGCGTGCAGGACGCGCATCTGTTGGTGCTCGGCTGGCGGCTCTCGCACGCGCTCGGGGTGCTGGGACGGGGCGGGGAAGGGGCACCGCCAGCCACCTGA